Proteins co-encoded in one Streptomyces roseochromogenus subsp. oscitans DS 12.976 genomic window:
- the mnmA gene encoding tRNA 2-thiouridine(34) synthase MnmA encodes MTETPQRPLRVLAAMSGGVDSAVAAARAAEAGHDVTGVHLALSANPQSFRTGARGCCTIEDSRDARRAADVIGIPFYVWDLADRFREDVVEDFVAEYEAGRTPNPCLRCNEKIKFAALLDKALALGFDAVCTGHYAKVIVREDGVRELHRASDMAKDQSYVLGVLDDKQLAHAMFPLGDTVTTKEEIRAEAERRGLAVAKKPDSHDICFIADGDTQGFLAQRLGKAEGDIVDESGAKLGTHEGAYGFTIGQRKGLRLGTPAPDGKPRYVLDISPVTNTVTVGPATALDVTGLTAIKPRWCGTAPTGPGTYTAQLRAHGGETEVTAEPADGELRVSFTEPVRGVAPGQAIVLYDGTRVVGSATIATTTRATAAAV; translated from the coding sequence ATGACTGAGACCCCGCAGCGCCCCCTCCGCGTCCTCGCCGCCATGTCCGGTGGAGTCGACTCCGCCGTCGCCGCCGCGCGCGCCGCGGAAGCCGGCCATGACGTCACCGGTGTCCACCTCGCGCTCTCCGCGAACCCGCAGTCCTTCCGGACCGGCGCGCGGGGCTGTTGCACCATCGAGGACTCCCGTGACGCCCGCCGCGCGGCCGACGTCATCGGCATCCCGTTCTACGTCTGGGACCTCGCCGACCGCTTCCGCGAGGACGTGGTCGAGGACTTCGTCGCCGAGTACGAGGCGGGCCGCACCCCCAACCCGTGCCTGCGCTGCAACGAGAAGATCAAGTTCGCCGCGCTGCTCGACAAGGCGCTGGCGCTGGGCTTCGACGCGGTCTGCACCGGTCACTACGCCAAGGTGATCGTGCGCGAGGACGGCGTGCGCGAGCTGCACCGCGCCTCCGACATGGCGAAGGACCAGTCGTACGTGCTCGGTGTGCTCGACGACAAGCAGCTCGCCCACGCGATGTTCCCGCTCGGCGACACGGTCACCACCAAGGAGGAGATCCGCGCCGAGGCCGAGCGCCGGGGCCTGGCCGTCGCCAAGAAGCCCGACTCGCACGACATCTGCTTCATCGCCGACGGCGACACCCAGGGCTTCCTCGCCCAGCGGCTCGGCAAGGCCGAGGGCGACATCGTCGACGAGTCCGGCGCCAAGCTGGGCACGCACGAGGGCGCGTACGGCTTCACGATCGGCCAGCGCAAGGGCCTGCGCCTCGGCACCCCGGCCCCCGACGGCAAGCCGCGCTACGTCCTCGACATCTCGCCGGTGACGAACACCGTGACCGTCGGCCCGGCCACCGCCCTGGACGTGACCGGGCTGACGGCGATCAAGCCCCGCTGGTGCGGCACCGCCCCCACCGGCCCCGGCACCTACACCGCCCAGCTGCGCGCCCACGGCGGCGAGACCGAGGTCACCGCGGAACCGGCCGACGGCGAGCTGCGCGTCAGCTTCACCGAGCCGGTCCGTGGCGTGGCGCCCGGCCAGGCGATCGTCCTGTACGACGGCACGCGCGTGGTGGGCTCGGCGACGATCGCGACGACCACGCGCGCGACGGCCGCGGCTGTGTAA
- a CDS encoding SDR family oxidoreductase: MAVMATHVITGAGSGIGAAVARRLHARGDELVLHARDAGRAKELAAEFPGARTLVGDLADPDKLSWAFSHQTLPDRVDSLLHIAGVVDLGEVGDLTPKSWRHQLNVNLIAPAELTRHFLPQLRAARGHVIFVNSGAGLNAHAGWSAYAASKHGLKALADSLRHEEHGNGVRVTSVYPGRTASPMQAKVHQQEGKDYDAARWIDPESVATTILMALDLPRDAEVNDLTVRPGR; encoded by the coding sequence ATGGCGGTCATGGCTACTCATGTGATCACCGGGGCCGGGTCCGGCATCGGCGCGGCCGTCGCCCGCCGTCTGCACGCGCGCGGGGACGAACTCGTCCTGCACGCGCGCGACGCGGGCCGTGCGAAGGAACTTGCGGCCGAGTTCCCCGGCGCCCGGACCCTGGTGGGCGACCTCGCCGACCCGGACAAACTGTCCTGGGCCTTCTCGCACCAGACGCTCCCGGACCGCGTGGACTCGTTGCTGCACATCGCCGGCGTCGTCGACCTGGGCGAGGTCGGCGACCTGACCCCCAAGTCCTGGCGCCACCAGCTCAATGTCAACCTGATCGCGCCCGCCGAGCTGACCCGGCACTTCCTGCCCCAGCTGCGCGCGGCCCGCGGCCATGTGATCTTCGTCAACTCCGGCGCCGGCCTCAACGCCCATGCCGGCTGGTCCGCGTACGCCGCCTCCAAGCACGGCCTGAAGGCCCTCGCCGACTCGCTCCGCCACGAGGAGCACGGCAACGGCGTCCGCGTCACCTCGGTCTACCCCGGCCGCACGGCCAGCCCCATGCAGGCCAAGGTCCACCAGCAGGAGGGCAAGGACTACGACGCCGCGCGGTGGATCGACCCCGAGTCGGTCGCCACGACGATCCTGATGGCCCTGGACCTGCCGAGGGACGCGGAGGTCAACGACCTGACGGTACGACCGGGGCGCTGA
- a CDS encoding DUF427 domain-containing protein gives MTQGHTITIETSERHVRVVHGDQVLAETDRPLVLRETGCPARYYIPAEDVRLDLLTPSGTHTVCPFKGTASYWSLPDAADLVWAYPDPKPEVAEIKDHYCFYDVDVS, from the coding sequence ATGACCCAAGGACACACGATCACCATCGAGACGAGCGAGCGGCACGTGCGCGTGGTGCACGGCGACCAGGTGCTCGCGGAGACCGACCGACCGCTGGTACTGCGCGAGACGGGCTGTCCGGCGCGGTACTACATCCCCGCCGAGGACGTACGCCTCGACCTGCTGACGCCCTCCGGCACGCACACCGTGTGCCCCTTCAAGGGCACCGCGTCCTACTGGTCGCTGCCGGACGCCGCGGACCTGGTGTGGGCGTACCCGGACCCGAAGCCCGAGGTGGCGGAGATCAAGGATCACTACTGCTTCTACGACGTCGACGTGTCGTGA
- a CDS encoding TIGR00730 family Rossman fold protein, with protein sequence MNICVFLSAADLDERYTRPAREFAELLGRAGHTLVWGGSNVGLMKVVADGVEEAGGRLLGVSVEFLANKSRPGVDEMVIAADLAERKKLLLEKADAVVIMVGGTGTLDEATEILELKKHGRADKPVVLLNTAGFYDGLKQQFRRMEDEGFLPRPLSELMFFTEEPAGALAHLEEQLGAH encoded by the coding sequence ATGAACATCTGCGTCTTCCTGTCCGCCGCCGACCTCGACGAGCGTTACACGCGGCCCGCGCGCGAGTTCGCGGAACTGCTCGGCCGGGCCGGTCACACCCTGGTCTGGGGCGGCTCGAACGTCGGGCTCATGAAGGTCGTCGCCGATGGAGTGGAGGAGGCGGGCGGCCGGCTGCTGGGCGTCTCCGTGGAGTTCCTCGCGAACAAGTCACGGCCCGGCGTCGACGAGATGGTCATCGCCGCCGATCTCGCCGAACGCAAGAAGCTGCTGCTGGAGAAGGCGGACGCCGTGGTGATCATGGTGGGCGGCACCGGCACGCTGGACGAGGCCACCGAGATCCTGGAGCTGAAGAAGCACGGCCGCGCCGACAAGCCGGTGGTCCTGCTGAACACGGCGGGCTTCTACGACGGCCTCAAGCAGCAGTTCCGCCGCATGGAGGACGAGGGCTTCCTGCCGCGTCCGCTGTCCGAGCTGATGTTCTTCACCGAGGAGCCGGCCGGGGCCCTGGCCCACCTGGAAGAGCAGCTCGGCGCCCACTGA
- a CDS encoding alpha/beta fold hydrolase yields MDKKTTSRDGTALAYQVTGQGPTVILVSGAMSTGGTMAPLAQRLADRCTAVVYDRRGRGASGDTAPYSVGREVEDLAVLIDAVGGDAVLFGVSSGGALVLEAAASGLLIRRAAVYEVPYADTLAGGAERAAAYKENLTKALADGRRGDAVELFLRLTGLGEEMIQGARQSPMWAGMEAVAPSLAYDDTVMGDGLLPRERLAAVSVPVLSVVGGASPEWMRDASRAIARTVPRGTYRVLEGQTHMVDPEVLGPVLAEFVTG; encoded by the coding sequence ATGGACAAGAAGACGACTTCGCGCGACGGCACCGCCCTCGCGTACCAAGTGACCGGCCAGGGGCCGACGGTGATCCTGGTGAGCGGCGCGATGTCCACCGGCGGCACCATGGCGCCCCTGGCCCAGCGGCTCGCGGACCGCTGCACGGCCGTCGTCTACGACCGCCGGGGCCGCGGCGCGAGCGGTGACACGGCGCCGTACTCGGTCGGGCGCGAGGTCGAGGACCTGGCCGTGCTGATCGACGCGGTGGGCGGTGACGCGGTGCTGTTCGGGGTCTCCTCGGGCGGTGCGCTGGTGCTGGAGGCGGCGGCGAGCGGGCTGCTGATCCGCCGGGCGGCCGTGTACGAGGTGCCGTACGCCGACACGCTGGCGGGCGGCGCCGAGCGGGCTGCCGCGTACAAGGAGAACCTGACCAAGGCGCTGGCGGACGGCCGGCGCGGGGACGCGGTGGAGCTGTTCCTGCGGCTGACCGGCCTCGGCGAGGAGATGATCCAGGGCGCGCGGCAGTCGCCGATGTGGGCCGGGATGGAGGCCGTCGCGCCGAGCCTCGCGTACGACGACACGGTGATGGGCGACGGCCTGCTCCCGCGCGAGCGGCTCGCGGCGGTCTCCGTACCGGTGCTGTCGGTCGTGGGCGGGGCGAGCCCGGAGTGGATGCGCGACGCGTCCCGCGCGATCGCCCGGACCGTGCCCCGGGGCACCTACCGGGTTCTGGAGGGGCAGACCCACATGGTGGACCCGGAGGTGCTGGGGCCGGTGCTGGCGGAGTTCGTCACGGGGTGA